A single region of the Micropterus dolomieu isolate WLL.071019.BEF.003 ecotype Adirondacks linkage group LG02, ASM2129224v1, whole genome shotgun sequence genome encodes:
- the antkmt gene encoding adenine nucleotide translocase lysine N-methyltransferase isoform X1: MCPPSLLQANTFHEGMDDDAPDEAYADLKTRHLGVWDVAQIAAGTGLAVYAMWVGILQPGFRKVPLRLQVPYIPASKAQVENVMTLLRGRKGGLVDLGSGDGRIVLEAHQKGFTPAVGYELNPWLVRLARFHAWRADYHEKVSYRQEDLWKVDLTECKNVTVFLAPSVLSLLQQKLQAELSDDALVVAGRFPFPKWTPCRIEGHGVDRAWAYTMQAQRQHTSKKSAKLPVTDSDNEPTKEKVSN; the protein is encoded by the exons GCAAACACATTTCATGAGGGAATGGATGACGACGCACCAGATGAGGCCTATGCTGACCTCAAAACCAGGCACCTCGGAGTATGGGATGTTGCTCAGATAGCTGCTGGCACCGGGCTTGCTGTATATGCTATGTGGGTAGGAATCCTCCAGCCTGGCTTCCGAAAAGTCCCCTTGAGGCTACAG GTCCCGTACATCCCTGCCAGCAAAGCTCAAGTAGAAAATGTAATGACACTCCTGAGAGGTCGAAAGGGAGGCCTTGTGGATTTGGGTTCTGGTGATGGGCGGATT GTCTTGGAAGCCCACCAGAAGGGTTTCACTCCTGCTGTCGGCTATGAGCTCAACCCCTGGCTTGTGCGCCTGGCTCGCTTTCATGCGTGGAGAGCAGACTATCATGAAAAAGTGTCATATCGACAGGAAGATCTCTGGAAG GTTGACTTGACAGAATGCAAGAACGTCACAGTGTTTTTGGCTCCTAGCGTG CTTTCCTTATTGCAGCAGAAGTTGCAGGCTGAACTTTCTGATGATGCCTTAGTGGTAGCTGGTCGGTTCCCCTTCCCTAAATGGACACCCTGCAGGATTGAAGGACATGGTGTGGACAGAGCCTGGGCATACACCATGCAAGCACAAAGACAGCACACCTCCAAGAAAAGTGCCAAGCTCCCAGTCACAGATAGTGACAATGAACCAACCAAGGAGAAAGTGTCCAATTGA
- the antkmt gene encoding adenine nucleotide translocase lysine N-methyltransferase isoform X2 — translation MDDDAPDEAYADLKTRHLGVWDVAQIAAGTGLAVYAMWVGILQPGFRKVPLRLQVPYIPASKAQVENVMTLLRGRKGGLVDLGSGDGRIVLEAHQKGFTPAVGYELNPWLVRLARFHAWRADYHEKVSYRQEDLWKVDLTECKNVTVFLAPSVLSLLQQKLQAELSDDALVVAGRFPFPKWTPCRIEGHGVDRAWAYTMQAQRQHTSKKSAKLPVTDSDNEPTKEKVSN, via the exons ATGGATGACGACGCACCAGATGAGGCCTATGCTGACCTCAAAACCAGGCACCTCGGAGTATGGGATGTTGCTCAGATAGCTGCTGGCACCGGGCTTGCTGTATATGCTATGTGGGTAGGAATCCTCCAGCCTGGCTTCCGAAAAGTCCCCTTGAGGCTACAG GTCCCGTACATCCCTGCCAGCAAAGCTCAAGTAGAAAATGTAATGACACTCCTGAGAGGTCGAAAGGGAGGCCTTGTGGATTTGGGTTCTGGTGATGGGCGGATT GTCTTGGAAGCCCACCAGAAGGGTTTCACTCCTGCTGTCGGCTATGAGCTCAACCCCTGGCTTGTGCGCCTGGCTCGCTTTCATGCGTGGAGAGCAGACTATCATGAAAAAGTGTCATATCGACAGGAAGATCTCTGGAAG GTTGACTTGACAGAATGCAAGAACGTCACAGTGTTTTTGGCTCCTAGCGTG CTTTCCTTATTGCAGCAGAAGTTGCAGGCTGAACTTTCTGATGATGCCTTAGTGGTAGCTGGTCGGTTCCCCTTCCCTAAATGGACACCCTGCAGGATTGAAGGACATGGTGTGGACAGAGCCTGGGCATACACCATGCAAGCACAAAGACAGCACACCTCCAAGAAAAGTGCCAAGCTCCCAGTCACAGATAGTGACAATGAACCAACCAAGGAGAAAGTGTCCAATTGA